The proteins below are encoded in one region of Blastocatellia bacterium:
- a CDS encoding type IV secretion system DNA-binding domain-containing protein has translation MSEKLMTGSGYRLPAMEPIPIGTREDTTTHETFYLEDRRRHLVCWGMTGVGKSTLLQNIAEWNIREGLGCTVIDPHGSIVESLLTRIPKGRTRDVIYINPQLQRVIGVNIFAGVGTIDQKVSAVVDAFRKMFSDAWGYQSEQILRWSLYTILEGHTPTFLTLGRLINDPAYRVKVTKKLKNKNAKAFFEHLDSKSMEKFRAERLAPLANKVDQFVTNELLQAVFGQTAEAFDFRDAIDTNKIILCNVSEGGIGKQEAAILGGFIFSKLFFAGLSRQDIHESQRKLHTIIVDEFQNFITAPIDYVLAESRKYGLYLGLGTQTAAALPVNIRTAIFGNVANNAVYRVGGQDAELLNKELSTNLPPYLLQDLPDYRAYIRKLVYFEKLDAMKPVGPFLVRMFPPSKKYGDEQEKEKVIYESLKRYGQDKAKILKSF, from the coding sequence TTGAGTGAAAAACTCATGACGGGTTCTGGTTACAGGCTTCCCGCAATGGAACCTATACCAATCGGTACACGCGAAGATACCACCACCCATGAAACGTTTTATCTGGAAGACAGAAGACGCCATTTGGTTTGTTGGGGAATGACAGGCGTAGGGAAATCTACGCTTCTTCAGAACATCGCGGAATGGAACATAAGAGAAGGTCTAGGATGCACGGTTATAGACCCGCACGGCTCGATTGTGGAAAGCCTATTAACAAGAATACCGAAAGGCCGAACCAGGGACGTTATCTATATCAATCCCCAACTTCAAAGAGTTATTGGGGTCAATATTTTTGCGGGAGTCGGAACGATAGATCAAAAAGTTTCAGCGGTGGTAGATGCGTTTAGAAAGATGTTCTCCGATGCGTGGGGGTATCAGTCAGAGCAGATTTTACGATGGAGTTTATACACAATCCTTGAAGGACACACACCAACATTTTTAACACTAGGGAGACTTATTAATGATCCAGCCTATCGAGTAAAAGTCACCAAGAAACTGAAGAACAAGAACGCCAAGGCTTTCTTTGAACACCTCGACTCTAAATCTATGGAGAAGTTTCGAGCCGAGCGATTGGCACCTCTCGCCAATAAGGTAGATCAATTCGTTACCAACGAACTATTACAGGCTGTCTTTGGTCAGACTGCCGAGGCGTTTGATTTCAGAGATGCCATAGATACTAACAAGATCATTCTATGCAACGTTTCAGAGGGAGGTATAGGAAAACAGGAAGCAGCCATACTAGGAGGCTTTATCTTCTCCAAGCTATTCTTTGCTGGACTGTCTCGCCAGGACATCCACGAGAGTCAGAGGAAGCTCCATACAATCATTGTTGATGAATTTCAGAACTTTATTACAGCGCCTATTGATTATGTGTTGGCCGAAAGTAGAAAGTATGGCCTCTATTTAGGACTAGGAACCCAGACCGCCGCAGCTCTGCCTGTGAACATCAGAACAGCGATCTTTGGTAACGTAGCAAACAATGCTGTGTACCGAGTGGGGGGCCAGGACGCAGAGCTATTGAACAAAGAACTATCCACCAACCTGCCACCGTATCTTTTGCAAGACCTTCCAGATTATCGAGCCTACATCAGAAAGCTTGTGTACTTTGAAAAGCTGGACGCAATGAAGCCAGTCGGCCCTTTTCTTGTAAGAATGTTCCCACCTTCAAAGAAATATGGTGATGAACAAGAGAAGGAAAAGGTGATCTACGAATCACTGAAGAGATACGGGCAGGACAAGGCTAAAATCCTTAAATCTTTCTAA
- a CDS encoding replication-relaxation family protein, whose translation MNKDTDILQAALTLELSTIDDLAAFLGRNKKSLERRLPKLVSSKQLYRNRWASTEPFIYSSKDLSRRSPFTIEHELMITAIHTALYRTGLLIDWRQGKEHWTSVHQDGFCTLQVGERSMDLFIEADNGTMNSKDMEAKIRAYLAYFEEVKTPFRVLFVTTSQSRARNLSKLAEGSVTEKKRKLYLFTTIERFKSDPLGNICFIPYESSPHSLLPRMV comes from the coding sequence ATGAACAAAGACACCGACATATTACAAGCTGCCCTAACCCTTGAACTGTCAACCATAGATGATCTGGCTGCTTTCTTAGGGCGTAATAAGAAGTCTCTGGAAAGACGGTTGCCTAAACTTGTCTCTTCCAAACAGCTTTACAGAAACCGCTGGGCTTCAACGGAGCCTTTTATCTATTCCTCTAAAGACCTGTCCCGGCGCTCGCCTTTTACCATTGAACACGAGTTGATGATAACGGCCATCCATACTGCCCTTTATAGAACTGGACTTTTGATTGACTGGCGACAAGGAAAGGAACACTGGACGAGTGTTCATCAAGACGGATTCTGTACCCTTCAGGTTGGAGAGCGATCTATGGATTTATTCATTGAGGCCGATAACGGCACGATGAACAGCAAAGATATGGAAGCCAAGATCAGAGCCTACCTTGCCTATTTCGAGGAAGTGAAAACCCCCTTTAGAGTCCTGTTTGTTACGACCAGTCAGAGCCGCGCCAGGAACCTTTCAAAGCTGGCCGAAGGCTCAGTGACCGAGAAGAAACGTAAGCTTTATCTGTTCACTACCATAGAAAGGTTCAAATCCGATCCACTGGGAAATATCTGCTTTATCCCTTATGAAAGCAGTCCCCATAGCCTCCTTCCCCGAATGGTATAA